A genomic region of SAR202 cluster bacterium contains the following coding sequences:
- a CDS encoding PAS domain S-box protein: MARARVLVVEDEAIVATYIMDILKRLGYEAVGHAATGRQAIEQAQALEPDLVLMDIRLQGEMDGIQASQAVRQRTRSSVIYITAQADTETVKKASATYPLGYLIKPFDENTIRATLEVVLTYRSMEKRLQESEERFRRTFEDAPLGMIILAPDFRILEVNRSLCDILGFSRKELLEGALSDITHPDDLPESLSLALQIAQGTMPNTKHQQRCVTKSGEVRWMQFSITKLIDSTSCDPHVLGMMEDITERKQAEEELKRREEVITQLSMPILRIGSRLLLLPLIGALNRQRARLLTGQLLNAIRTHRAKSVVLDMSGMALIDQDAANHLINTIEASRLLGARMIITGLSSDCTAVLVSMGVNVSKLNVEGDLQSGIEKAQMTPGVGVPQAH; this comes from the coding sequence ATGGCCCGCGCAAGAGTCCTGGTTGTGGAAGATGAGGCTATTGTCGCCACTTATATCATGGATATTTTGAAGAGGTTGGGTTATGAAGCTGTTGGTCATGCCGCTACCGGCAGACAGGCCATTGAGCAGGCCCAGGCCCTTGAGCCTGACCTGGTGCTGATGGATATCAGGCTGCAGGGGGAGATGGATGGGATACAAGCGTCGCAGGCTGTGAGACAGCGGACTAGGTCATCGGTGATTTACATCACGGCCCAGGCCGACACTGAAACTGTGAAAAAAGCTTCCGCCACTTATCCCCTGGGCTATCTAATCAAACCCTTTGATGAGAACACTATTAGGGCCACCCTGGAGGTGGTGCTGACCTACCGGAGCATGGAGAAGAGGCTTCAGGAGAGCGAAGAAAGGTTCCGACGAACCTTTGAGGATGCCCCCCTGGGTATGATTATCCTGGCGCCGGACTTTCGCATCCTGGAGGTCAACCGGTCACTGTGCGACATACTGGGATTCAGCCGGAAGGAACTCCTGGAGGGTGCTTTGTCCGACATCACCCATCCGGACGACCTGCCTGAGAGCCTCTCGCTGGCCCTGCAGATAGCTCAAGGGACCATGCCGAACACCAAGCATCAGCAGCGCTGCGTTACCAAGTCCGGCGAAGTGCGATGGATGCAGTTCAGCATAACAAAGCTCATCGACTCAACAAGCTGCGACCCGCATGTCCTGGGCATGATGGAGGACATTACCGAGCGCAAGCAGGCGGAGGAAGAGCTAAAAAGACGGGAGGAGGTCATAACGCAGCTCTCCATGCCCATTCTGCGCATTGGAAGCCGGCTGCTCCTTCTGCCCCTCATTGGCGCGCTCAACCGGCAGAGGGCCAGGCTATTGACGGGGCAGCTCTTAAACGCCATCCGTACCCATCGCGCTAAATCGGTGGTACTGGACATGAGCGGCATGGCTCTTATAGACCAGGACGCGGCCAATCATCTGATCAATACCATTGAGGCTTCCCGTCTTCTGGGGGCCCGAATGATCATCACGGGTTTAAGCTCCGACTGCACTGCCGTCCTGGTATCCATGGGCGTGAACGTAAGCAAGCTGAATGTAGAAGGCGACTTGCAGAGCGGCATAGAAAAAGCACAAATGACACCCGGAGTTGGCGTTCCTCAGGCACACTAG
- a CDS encoding glucose 1-dehydrogenase produces the protein MRFKDKVALITGGARGMGAVEARMFAKEGAKVAIADILDKEGGALEKELSKNGHDAVYLHLDVAKSQDWRKAMEAIEKRFGRLNILVNNAGIRGELKDLVNITEEDYDRVLAINAKGTFLGMKYAIPAMRQVGGGAIVNISSLVGIIGSRGRNAAYDASKGATRVMTKTAAITYAKENIRVNSIHPGPIDTPMTEESYRDPEARARSQSRIPLGSIGQSEDVAYAVLFLASDESSYMTGAEIVVDGGMMAY, from the coding sequence ATGAGATTTAAAGACAAGGTGGCTCTGATCACCGGCGGCGCCAGGGGCATGGGCGCGGTAGAAGCCCGGATGTTCGCCAAAGAGGGGGCCAAGGTCGCCATAGCGGACATTCTGGACAAAGAGGGCGGCGCGCTGGAGAAGGAGCTGTCCAAGAACGGACACGACGCCGTCTACCTTCACCTGGACGTCGCCAAAAGCCAGGACTGGCGAAAAGCCATGGAAGCCATCGAAAAGCGGTTCGGCAGGCTGAACATCCTGGTCAACAACGCGGGCATTCGCGGCGAGTTGAAGGACCTGGTAAACATAACTGAAGAGGACTACGACCGTGTGCTGGCCATCAACGCCAAGGGCACCTTTCTTGGCATGAAGTACGCTATACCGGCCATGCGGCAGGTGGGCGGCGGCGCCATAGTCAACATATCGTCGCTGGTGGGCATCATCGGCAGCCGGGGCCGCAACGCCGCTTACGACGCGTCTAAGGGCGCGACTCGAGTTATGACCAAGACTGCGGCTATCACCTACGCCAAGGAGAACATCCGCGTCAACTCCATCCACCCCGGGCCTATCGACACGCCGATGACTGAGGAGAGCTATCGCGATCCGGAAGCCAGGGCCCGCTCTCAGAGTCGTATACCCCTGGGCAGCATCGGTCAGTCGGAGGACGTGGCCTACGCCGTGCTGTTCCTAGCTTCAGACGAGTCTTCCTACATGACGGGCGCGGAGATTGTGGTGGACGGCGGGATGATGGCGTATTAA
- a CDS encoding glucose 1-dehydrogenase, giving the protein MRLEGKVALISGGARGIGEADARLFAKEGAKVVIGDVLEKEGRQVEAAINEQGGDAVFLKLDVTNEADWSRAVDATLQRFGKLNVLVNNAGISGVQWMGEMSVEVWNKIVGTNAMGCMLGTRAAIPAMRKAGGGSIINISSQMGIVGSEFGHPIYTASKGAIRAFTKAIAVHHAKDKIRCNSVHPGPIATPGNEARRRTPGFNERIQAQVPLGRHGRPEEVAYGVLYLASDESKWITGIELAIDGGWLAQ; this is encoded by the coding sequence ATGCGATTGGAAGGCAAGGTTGCGCTTATTAGCGGCGGCGCTCGTGGAATTGGCGAGGCGGACGCGCGGCTCTTCGCCAAGGAGGGCGCCAAGGTTGTCATTGGCGATGTGCTGGAGAAGGAAGGCCGGCAGGTGGAGGCCGCGATAAACGAGCAGGGCGGCGATGCCGTATTTCTCAAACTCGACGTGACCAACGAAGCCGACTGGTCGCGGGCCGTGGACGCCACGCTGCAACGATTCGGCAAGCTGAACGTGCTGGTGAATAACGCGGGCATCAGCGGCGTCCAGTGGATGGGCGAGATGAGCGTGGAGGTCTGGAACAAGATAGTCGGCACCAACGCCATGGGCTGCATGCTGGGCACTCGCGCGGCCATCCCTGCCATGCGGAAAGCCGGAGGCGGCTCCATAATCAACATCTCGTCGCAAATGGGCATCGTCGGGTCCGAGTTTGGCCACCCCATCTACACCGCATCCAAGGGCGCCATTCGCGCCTTCACCAAGGCCATAGCGGTCCACCACGCCAAAGACAAGATTAGATGCAATTCAGTCCACCCCGGGCCTATCGCCACCCCCGGCAACGAGGCCAGGAGGCGCACCCCCGGTTTCAACGAACGGATACAGGCCCAGGTGCCCCTGGGCCGTCACGGGCGTCCGGAGGAAGTGGCCTACGGCGTACTGTATCTGGCCTCAGACGAGTCCAAGTGGATCACCGGCATTGAACTGGCTATCGACGGCGGCTGGCTGGCGCAGTAG